A stretch of the Bordetella genomosp. 8 genome encodes the following:
- a CDS encoding LysR family transcriptional regulator, which produces MKIDMNMRHIEAFRAVMISGSVVGAARLLNVTQPGVSRTIALLELRLGYALFQRKGRRLVPTSEAEALYREVEHLYVGIERITQVAYDIGHHRAGALRVATLPALAHWFIPKVIASFLKTRPKVRVFVQTLPSTQIAELVATRQFDIGLVELPMSKSGVSVQALPPCRIVAVIPARHRLAASERIALRDLDGERLVLPSPQSYLRYQIDDAFNRQGITPDVIAETPTSPLICGLAAEASGIGLVSAWTPMPQGDPRIVQRPLKERLVSQYACMRAENAVPMALADEFQSLISEQILDLAPEHA; this is translated from the coding sequence ATGAAAATCGACATGAATATGCGCCATATCGAGGCGTTCCGGGCGGTCATGATTTCCGGCAGCGTCGTGGGCGCGGCCCGGCTGCTGAACGTCACGCAACCCGGCGTCAGCCGCACCATCGCGCTGCTCGAACTCCGCTTGGGTTATGCGCTGTTCCAGCGCAAGGGACGGCGGCTCGTGCCGACGTCGGAAGCCGAAGCGCTGTATCGCGAAGTGGAGCATCTGTACGTCGGCATCGAGCGGATCACGCAGGTGGCATATGACATCGGCCATCATCGCGCGGGCGCGCTGCGTGTCGCCACGCTGCCCGCGCTGGCGCATTGGTTCATCCCCAAGGTGATCGCGTCGTTCCTGAAGACGCGTCCCAAGGTTCGCGTCTTCGTGCAGACCTTGCCATCCACACAGATCGCCGAACTGGTGGCGACACGGCAGTTCGACATCGGCCTGGTCGAACTGCCGATGTCGAAGTCCGGCGTCAGCGTGCAAGCCCTGCCGCCGTGTCGCATCGTCGCGGTCATACCCGCGCGCCACAGGCTGGCGGCCTCGGAGCGGATCGCGTTGCGCGACCTGGATGGCGAACGGCTGGTGCTTCCTTCCCCGCAGAGCTATCTGCGCTACCAGATCGACGATGCCTTCAACCGCCAGGGCATCACGCCGGACGTGATTGCGGAGACGCCTACATCACCGTTGATCTGCGGGCTGGCGGCGGAAGCTTCGGGTATCGGCCTGGTATCGGCCTGGACGCCGATGCCGCAGGGCGACCCACGCATCGTGCAACGGCCATTGAAGGAGCGGCTGGTGTCGCAATACGCCTGCATGCGCGCGGAAAACGCCGTTCCCATGGCGCTGGCCGATGAATTCCAATCCTTGATTAGCGAACAGATACTGGACCTGGCGCCGGAGCATGCATAG
- a CDS encoding NmrA family NAD(P)-binding protein, which produces MSQAEYLVSGATGRTGGVAIDTLLDMNKRVRAYVRKDGEQAAALRNRGVEIAIGDFTDIDAIRTAMQGVRSAYFLHPISPGIVQASAFFAQAAKEAGLQAIVNMSQISARRESKSNAARDHWISERVFDAWGVPTTHIRPTFFADWLVYPHFAKEIRARKRVEFPFGEGRHAPISTDDQGRVIAHILAKPAGHEGKIYTLHGPREMNHHEIAAEMSEALGEKISYAPLSIAEFRERMEGTYGFNAFLTQHLVEVAQDYQNGVFAGTNDAVERITGQPALSVREFISRNRQAFA; this is translated from the coding sequence ATGAGCCAGGCGGAATATCTCGTGAGCGGCGCGACAGGCCGCACGGGCGGCGTCGCGATCGACACGCTGCTCGACATGAACAAGCGGGTGCGCGCCTACGTGCGCAAGGACGGTGAACAAGCCGCCGCGTTACGAAACAGGGGCGTGGAGATCGCCATCGGCGACTTCACCGATATCGATGCGATCCGGACCGCCATGCAGGGGGTGCGTTCCGCCTACTTCCTGCATCCGATCAGCCCCGGCATTGTCCAGGCCAGCGCCTTTTTCGCGCAGGCCGCGAAGGAAGCGGGACTGCAGGCGATCGTCAACATGTCGCAGATATCCGCGAGGCGCGAATCGAAAAGCAATGCGGCGCGCGATCACTGGATCTCGGAACGGGTGTTCGACGCATGGGGGGTTCCCACCACGCATATCAGGCCGACGTTCTTCGCCGATTGGCTGGTGTACCCGCATTTCGCCAAGGAAATCCGGGCGCGGAAGCGGGTGGAATTTCCCTTCGGAGAGGGGCGCCACGCGCCGATCAGCACCGATGACCAGGGCCGCGTCATCGCGCACATCCTGGCCAAGCCGGCCGGCCATGAAGGCAAGATCTACACGCTGCATGGCCCGCGTGAAATGAACCATCACGAGATAGCGGCCGAAATGAGCGAGGCGTTGGGGGAAAAGATATCGTATGCGCCCCTGTCGATCGCGGAATTCCGCGAGCGTATGGAAGGCACCTATGGCTTCAATGCTTTCCTGACCCAGCATCTGGTCGAAGTGGCGCAGGACTATCAGAACGGCGTTTTTGCCGGGACCAACGATGCGGTGGAACGGATCACCGGTCAACCGGCCCTGTCAGTGCGTGAGTTCATCAGCAGGAACAGGCAGGCGTTCGCCTGA
- a CDS encoding GlxA family transcriptional regulator, with protein MLVLQPADALDVVGPAEVFTLANLLHEGSPYRFELVSAGATTDLETESRITIKAHKTLAEVRRSRLPIDTLIVTAGFKPLTGLTDAAMRWLRRVAPEARRVCAICVGAFVLAEAGLLDGRRATTHWRMTRQLAERYPRVKVEPEPIWIKDGAFYTSAGIAAGIDLALGLVAEDLGDPVALDIARNLVLFLRRPGGQAQFSVALQSQQGSASRLAELCVWIGEHLHLDLSTETLADRLATSVRTAIRMFRRELNTTPARYVEDVRLEAARRALELGGQTMEDIARQCGYSSVAVLRKAFLRRPGVTPREYAARFMIGQTQT; from the coding sequence ATGCTCGTCCTGCAGCCGGCGGACGCGCTTGACGTCGTCGGCCCCGCGGAAGTCTTCACCCTGGCCAACCTGCTGCACGAAGGCTCGCCGTATCGATTCGAACTGGTCAGCGCCGGGGCGACGACCGATCTAGAGACGGAATCGCGCATCACCATCAAGGCGCACAAGACACTCGCCGAAGTGCGACGATCCCGCCTGCCGATCGACACCCTGATCGTGACGGCTGGTTTCAAGCCCCTGACGGGGCTGACCGACGCCGCGATGCGCTGGCTTCGACGGGTCGCGCCGGAGGCGCGGCGAGTGTGCGCGATCTGCGTCGGCGCCTTCGTCCTGGCCGAAGCTGGCCTGCTGGATGGCCGGCGTGCCACCACGCACTGGCGGATGACCCGTCAGCTTGCTGAACGCTATCCGCGCGTCAAGGTCGAGCCCGAACCCATCTGGATCAAGGATGGCGCGTTCTATACCTCCGCCGGGATCGCCGCCGGTATCGACTTGGCGCTCGGGCTGGTGGCGGAGGATCTGGGAGACCCGGTGGCGCTCGACATCGCGAGGAATCTGGTTTTGTTCCTGCGGCGGCCAGGCGGACAGGCGCAATTCAGCGTGGCCTTGCAGTCCCAGCAAGGATCGGCCTCCAGGCTGGCAGAACTATGCGTGTGGATAGGCGAACACCTGCACTTGGATCTCTCCACCGAAACGTTGGCGGACAGGCTGGCCACCAGCGTACGCACCGCGATCAGGATGTTCCGGCGAGAGCTCAACACCACGCCGGCCAGGTATGTGGAAGACGTTCGCCTGGAAGCGGCCCGCCGGGCGCTCGAACTGGGCGGCCAGACGATGGAGGACATCGCCAGGCAATGCGGCTACAGCAGCGTCGCCGTGCTGCGCAAGGCATTTCTCCGGCGTCCGGGTGTCACGCCCAGGGAATATGCGGCGCGGTTTATGATCGGGCAAACCCAGACTTAG
- a CDS encoding IclR family transcriptional regulator, whose translation MEEAPIDKSLAIMEAVAGSRRPLTVTEIAELTGLSMPTTHRLVVQLTERNVLARHLASKRVMAGARLTRLGIDAVQASLNADQPHALLKSLAMSLGEFAQISMVVDGELVCVDAAAVRRPGGLHLEQGNRGPLHCTSIGKLHLAHMPDDALSAWLRSSTRRKFTSKTLTGETRLRAHFNEIRAQGWASCNEEWNAGVVGCGVRIPLRGSAFIGLCVSAPTARMTYEEMIANVPILRKFAGDIALAFDASA comes from the coding sequence ATGGAAGAGGCGCCGATCGATAAATCGCTGGCCATCATGGAAGCCGTGGCGGGGTCGCGCCGCCCCCTGACGGTGACCGAGATCGCCGAGCTGACCGGGCTGTCCATGCCGACCACGCACCGCCTGGTCGTCCAGTTGACGGAGCGCAATGTGTTGGCCCGGCACCTCGCTTCCAAGCGGGTGATGGCCGGCGCCCGCCTGACACGCCTGGGTATCGACGCGGTGCAGGCGTCCTTGAACGCCGACCAGCCCCATGCCTTGTTGAAGTCCCTGGCGATGTCGCTGGGCGAGTTCGCCCAGATCAGCATGGTGGTGGATGGGGAGCTGGTCTGCGTGGACGCCGCCGCGGTGCGCCGGCCCGGTGGGCTGCACCTGGAGCAGGGCAACCGCGGTCCGCTGCACTGCACGTCCATCGGCAAGCTGCACCTGGCGCATATGCCTGACGACGCGCTGTCGGCGTGGCTGCGATCGTCCACGCGGCGCAAATTCACCAGCAAGACGCTGACCGGCGAGACGCGCCTGCGCGCGCACTTCAACGAGATCCGTGCCCAGGGCTGGGCATCCTGCAACGAGGAATGGAACGCGGGGGTGGTGGGCTGCGGGGTGCGGATACCGCTACGCGGCTCCGCGTTCATCGGGTTATGCGTGTCCGCGCCGACGGCGCGCATGACTTACGAAGAGATGATTGCCAACGTTCCCATCCTGCGCAAGTTCGCCGGGGACATCGCCCTGGCCTTCGACGCGTCCGCGTGA
- a CDS encoding MmgE/PrpD family protein — protein sequence MGAGTDAPRAPAPHGHRVPHAGLALRLGRYVADLDGRAIDAPTREAVWRCVLDALASAGAALGLPAVMAAQETALALYGPGHVPLWFTGRPASMAAALFANSAATAALDLDDGYRQARGHPGAAVIPTALALLGEDPRRTVADLVAAIVAGYEVGLRLAMARPGYAPSGAWSGYAVVATAAKMLGLDPAVIAHALAIAAQTAPALPALAGIAGSDVKEGIAAGVAAGWAALRLAMAGYEGPVAALDDGRLFDAGIALHDLGGAPLIQGTYFKPYGCCRHIHAPLDAWLHLRARHGLEAADVAGMQVRTYRATFNLSNSPTPGTLVEAQYSVPYCLALCALHGSDALVPLQAIHLGDPGVRDLAARISVVHDAGVEALFPARSPASVTVSLKDGRRLASPVMDPRGDPATALEWADLVTKFRVATRAGLSPVRQQALLDAIAELRNGDSVPLAGALGASGVLGVPGWTDPQHRKGDHP from the coding sequence ATGGGGGCGGGAACGGACGCGCCGCGCGCGCCGGCCCCGCACGGCCATCGGGTGCCGCATGCCGGGCTGGCGCTGCGGCTGGGGCGTTATGTCGCCGACCTGGATGGTCGCGCCATCGACGCACCCACCCGTGAGGCCGTGTGGCGTTGCGTGCTGGACGCGCTTGCGAGCGCGGGCGCCGCGCTGGGCTTGCCCGCGGTAATGGCGGCGCAGGAGACCGCGTTGGCGCTGTACGGCCCCGGCCATGTGCCCCTGTGGTTTACGGGCAGGCCGGCCAGCATGGCCGCGGCCCTGTTCGCCAACAGCGCGGCCACGGCGGCGCTCGACCTGGACGACGGTTATCGGCAGGCGCGCGGACACCCGGGCGCGGCGGTCATTCCCACCGCGCTCGCCCTGCTGGGCGAGGACCCGCGCCGCACCGTCGCGGACCTGGTGGCGGCGATCGTCGCCGGATATGAGGTCGGCCTGCGCCTGGCCATGGCCAGGCCAGGCTACGCCCCGTCGGGCGCGTGGTCGGGATACGCGGTGGTGGCCACGGCGGCGAAGATGCTGGGCCTGGATCCCGCGGTGATCGCGCATGCCCTGGCGATCGCCGCCCAGACGGCGCCCGCCTTGCCCGCGCTGGCGGGCATTGCCGGTTCCGACGTGAAAGAGGGCATCGCGGCCGGCGTCGCTGCCGGCTGGGCCGCGTTGCGTCTGGCGATGGCGGGGTACGAAGGTCCTGTTGCCGCGCTGGATGACGGGCGGCTGTTCGATGCCGGCATCGCGCTGCACGACTTGGGCGGCGCGCCCCTGATCCAGGGGACCTACTTCAAGCCTTACGGATGCTGCCGCCATATTCACGCGCCATTGGATGCATGGCTGCATCTGCGGGCCAGGCATGGCCTGGAGGCCGCGGATGTCGCCGGGATGCAGGTCCGCACCTATCGCGCCACGTTCAACCTGTCCAACAGCCCGACCCCGGGCACGCTGGTGGAAGCGCAGTACAGCGTTCCATATTGCCTGGCCTTGTGCGCGTTGCACGGCAGCGATGCCTTGGTCCCGCTGCAGGCGATACACCTGGGCGACCCTGGCGTACGAGACCTGGCGGCGCGGATTTCCGTCGTGCATGACGCCGGGGTAGAAGCGCTTTTTCCCGCCCGCTCACCGGCCAGCGTCACCGTCAGCCTCAAGGACGGACGGCGCCTGGCATCGCCCGTGATGGACCCGCGCGGCGACCCCGCCACGGCGCTGGAATGGGCCGATCTGGTAACCAAGTTCCGCGTAGCCACGCGCGCCGGGCTGTCGCCTGTCAGGCAGCAGGCGCTCCTGGATGCGATCGCTGAACTGCGTAACGGCGACAGCGTACCGCTGGCGGGAGCGTTGGGCGCATCGGGCGTCCTCGGTGTGCCAGGTTGGACGGACCCACAACATCGCAAGGGAGATCACCCATGA
- a CDS encoding Bug family tripartite tricarboxylate transporter substrate binding protein translates to MTNTSHRIDRRRRTVLRSAFLLAASAAAGIGVAQDFPVKPIRLIVPAPPGGGTDAMARLLANALADSAKWNVVAENRPGGGGNIGFDQAFRSTPDGYTLALGESSNMIVNEFLYHRIPYDIEKDMQPIALLARVPLVLIVAANGPYGSVADLAAAARKKKITFASSGNGTLAHLMGERWKGQAGLDMLHVPYRGAAPALTDLIGGQVDMFFASVPVALPMIKGGKVRALAVTAPHRLGSLADVPTMAQAGYPGMEASVVFGLVGPAGIPAPVVNQINAQVNKAMQGPAVANQLLVMGIDRPPGTSGGDPASFAALLREERALWAPVVKASGAQVD, encoded by the coding sequence ATGACCAATACGAGCCATCGTATCGATCGCCGGCGCCGCACGGTGCTGCGCTCGGCTTTCCTGCTGGCGGCCTCGGCGGCCGCTGGCATCGGCGTTGCCCAGGACTTTCCCGTCAAGCCCATCCGGCTGATCGTACCGGCGCCGCCGGGTGGCGGCACGGATGCCATGGCGCGGCTGCTGGCCAATGCGCTGGCGGATTCGGCCAAGTGGAACGTCGTGGCGGAAAACCGTCCCGGCGGGGGTGGGAACATCGGGTTCGACCAGGCCTTCCGTTCGACGCCGGACGGCTACACGCTGGCCCTGGGCGAGTCCAGCAATATGATCGTCAACGAGTTTCTCTATCACCGCATACCGTACGACATCGAGAAAGACATGCAGCCCATCGCGCTGCTCGCGAGGGTGCCGCTGGTGTTGATCGTTGCCGCCAATGGACCCTACGGCAGCGTCGCGGACCTTGCGGCCGCCGCACGGAAAAAGAAGATCACGTTCGCCTCGTCCGGCAACGGTACCCTGGCGCATCTGATGGGCGAGCGATGGAAAGGCCAGGCCGGACTGGACATGCTGCACGTGCCTTACCGGGGCGCCGCGCCTGCCCTGACGGACCTGATCGGCGGCCAGGTCGATATGTTCTTCGCATCGGTGCCGGTGGCCTTGCCGATGATCAAGGGCGGCAAGGTTCGCGCGCTGGCCGTGACGGCGCCGCATCGGCTCGGCAGCCTGGCGGACGTGCCGACCATGGCGCAGGCGGGTTATCCCGGCATGGAAGCGAGTGTCGTGTTCGGCCTCGTCGGTCCGGCGGGCATACCCGCCCCTGTCGTCAACCAAATCAACGCCCAGGTGAACAAGGCCATGCAGGGGCCGGCGGTTGCCAACCAGTTGCTGGTCATGGGCATCGATCGCCCGCCTGGAACCTCGGGCGGAGATCCCGCTTCCTTCGCCGCGCTGTTGCGAGAGGAACGCGCGCTGTGGGCGCCGGTGGTCAAGGCTTCGGGCGCGCAGGTCGACTAG
- a CDS encoding MFS transporter, protein MAQGNKGVAGMDGGGAYTGSIEDRQVIGKAARRLIPLIMILYVCAYLDRVNISFAALQMNADLGLSNAVYGFGASMFFVSYFLFEVPSNLVLDKVGPRRWIARIMISWGIVSGCMAFVQGETSFYALRFLLGVAEAGFFPGIVMYISYWFPKSYRARFTSIFMMSIPVSGLIGSPISGSILDGMNGVGGLAGWQWMFIVEALPAVVLGIACLWLLTDRPSKATWLAPAERDRLESMLAHERASLEAVRKYKLSEAFTSPGVLLLAGILFCIVFGTTGIAFFLPQIIKSFGFSNTAVGFLSVLPYLGGVCAMYLWARHSDLKREKIRHLGVALVLAAVGFVFTTLMLGNHAAALFGLVVAAAGVYAANTMLWTLPTSLLTGTAAAAAVALINSLANLSGILAPPLLGWSRDVTGGYAATGIIFAAFVVLGALLTWAFWHSELAAGERHPNTKESHGIAAHRRSA, encoded by the coding sequence ATGGCTCAAGGCAATAAGGGCGTGGCCGGCATGGACGGCGGCGGCGCCTACACCGGCTCGATCGAGGATCGCCAGGTCATCGGCAAGGCGGCGCGCCGCCTGATTCCGCTGATCATGATCCTGTACGTGTGCGCATACCTGGACCGCGTGAACATTTCGTTCGCCGCGTTGCAGATGAATGCGGACCTGGGACTGTCGAATGCCGTCTATGGCTTCGGCGCCAGCATGTTCTTCGTCAGTTATTTCCTGTTCGAAGTCCCCAGCAACCTCGTGCTGGACAAGGTCGGACCGCGGCGTTGGATCGCCCGCATCATGATCAGCTGGGGCATCGTGTCGGGCTGCATGGCCTTCGTGCAGGGCGAGACCAGCTTCTACGCGCTGCGCTTCCTGCTGGGCGTGGCCGAGGCGGGATTCTTCCCCGGCATCGTGATGTACATCAGCTACTGGTTCCCCAAGTCCTACCGGGCGCGCTTCACCAGCATTTTCATGATGTCCATCCCCGTCTCCGGCCTGATCGGCAGCCCCATTTCGGGTTCCATCCTGGACGGCATGAACGGCGTCGGCGGCCTGGCGGGCTGGCAGTGGATGTTCATCGTGGAAGCCCTGCCGGCGGTGGTGCTGGGCATCGCCTGCCTGTGGCTGCTGACCGATCGCCCGTCCAAGGCCACGTGGCTGGCGCCGGCCGAACGCGACAGGCTGGAAAGCATGCTGGCCCATGAACGTGCCAGCCTGGAAGCCGTGCGCAAGTACAAGCTGTCGGAGGCGTTCACCTCGCCCGGCGTGCTGCTGCTGGCCGGCATCCTGTTCTGCATCGTATTCGGCACCACCGGCATTGCCTTTTTCCTGCCGCAGATCATCAAGAGCTTCGGCTTCAGCAATACGGCGGTGGGATTCCTGAGCGTGCTTCCCTACCTGGGCGGGGTCTGCGCCATGTATCTCTGGGCGCGGCACTCCGACCTGAAGCGCGAGAAGATACGTCACCTGGGCGTGGCGCTCGTGCTGGCGGCGGTCGGCTTCGTCTTCACCACGCTGATGCTGGGCAATCACGCCGCCGCGCTGTTCGGCCTGGTCGTGGCGGCGGCGGGCGTCTACGCCGCCAACACCATGCTGTGGACCTTGCCGACCTCATTGCTCACCGGCACGGCGGCCGCCGCTGCCGTGGCGCTGATCAATTCGCTGGCGAACCTGAGCGGCATCCTGGCGCCGCCCCTGCTGGGCTGGAGCCGCGACGTGACCGGAGGCTACGCGGCCACGGGCATCATCTTCGCGGCCTTCGTCGTACTGGGCGCGCTGCTGACCTGGGCCTTCTGGCACAGCGAGCTGGCCGCCGGCGAGCGCCACCCCAACACCAAGGAATCACATGGCATTGCGGCACATCGTCGTTCGGCCTGA
- a CDS encoding substrate-binding domain-containing protein, whose amino-acid sequence MANLTCISSMATKRLLEEAAADFHTQSGISVTLQSVGGVLAAKRVSDGEPFDVVILAQDALDALANAGKVEPSTMTPIALSQVAAAMAETAPAVAFERADDLRALMSSAARIGYSTGPSGVALISLIKEWGMHDALAPKLVQAPPGVPVAKLIADGTVQLGLQQRSELLGMPGIRILGDMPPGAEISTVFSGAVCAAAPACKEAASFLAYLASGRTAALKEKIGMAPAPAR is encoded by the coding sequence ATGGCAAACCTCACCTGCATTTCGTCGATGGCGACCAAACGCCTGCTCGAAGAAGCGGCAGCGGACTTCCACACCCAATCGGGAATTTCCGTCACGCTCCAGTCGGTGGGCGGCGTCCTGGCGGCGAAACGCGTGTCGGATGGCGAACCGTTCGACGTGGTCATCCTGGCCCAGGACGCGCTGGACGCCCTGGCCAACGCCGGCAAGGTCGAGCCGTCCACGATGACGCCCATCGCCCTTTCCCAGGTCGCCGCCGCGATGGCCGAGACCGCGCCCGCGGTCGCGTTCGAGCGGGCAGACGACCTGCGCGCGCTGATGTCTTCCGCGGCGCGCATCGGCTATTCGACAGGACCCAGCGGCGTGGCCTTGATCTCGCTGATCAAGGAATGGGGCATGCACGACGCGCTCGCGCCCAAGCTGGTGCAGGCGCCGCCCGGCGTTCCCGTGGCCAAGCTGATCGCCGACGGGACCGTGCAGCTGGGCCTGCAGCAGCGCAGCGAGCTGCTGGGCATGCCGGGCATACGGATCCTGGGGGACATGCCGCCAGGGGCGGAGATCAGCACCGTTTTTTCAGGCGCGGTATGCGCGGCCGCTCCGGCATGCAAGGAGGCGGCGAGTTTCCTGGCTTATCTTGCGTCCGGCCGCACCGCGGCGCTGAAGGAAAAGATCGGCATGGCGCCCGCCCCCGCGCGGTAG